From Brienomyrus brachyistius isolate T26 chromosome 21, BBRACH_0.4, whole genome shotgun sequence, the proteins below share one genomic window:
- the LOC125716655 gene encoding coiled-coil-helix-coiled-coil-helix domain-containing protein 1-like, translating to MSSQGIALQQKLSRMLSKTVGKPVLKPNKPLALKDEVANRKMKKGEATCIMEMSLLMACWKEHEFNDALYSSEVQAFFKCAEKAEAARKAKADGTVGQHGVLYPKQANTLLKRYPNHFKEI from the coding sequence ATGAGCTCGCAGGGGATTGCACTGCAGCAGAAACTCAGTCGGATGCTGAGCAAAACCGTGGGAAAACCGGTCCTTAAGCCTAACAAGCCTCTGGCCTTGAAGGATGAGGTGGCGAATCGTAAAATGAAAAAAGGAGAGGCCACGTGCATTATGGAGATGTCCCTGCTGATGGCGTGCTGGAAGGAGCATGAGTTCAACGATGCCTTGTATTCCAGTGAGGTGCAGGCATTCTTCAAGTGTGCTGAGAAGGCAGAGGCTGCAAGAAAAGCAAAAGCAGATGGGACTGTTGGCCAGCACGGAGTCCTGTACCCTAAGCAAGCCAACACATTACTGAAGCGATATCCCAATCATTTTAAAGAGATTTAG